One part of the Pogoniulus pusillus isolate bPogPus1 chromosome 8, bPogPus1.pri, whole genome shotgun sequence genome encodes these proteins:
- the C8H1orf52 gene encoding UPF0690 protein C1orf52 homolog, giving the protein MAAEGEDPLGYFAAYGSSSSDSEADEPQPDECEAGDGAAAGDSPGQRPRLPPPDELFRRVSQPPAFLYNPLNKQIDWESRVVRAPEEPPKEFKVWKSNAVPPPETYSPPEKKPPPPPPALDMAIKWSNIYEDNGADAPRQASKARFLPDEEQEHVESDDEKDDEPASAKKRKLDSGEQTKKKKV; this is encoded by the exons ATGGCGGCGGAGGGAGAGGACCCCCTGGGCTATTTCGCGGCCTACGGCAGCTCCAGCTCCGACTCGGAGGCTGATGAGCCCCAGCCCGACGAATGCGAGGCAGGAGACGGCGCGGCGGCGGGGGACAGCCCGGGACAGCGGCCGCGGCTACCGCCGCCCGACGAGCTCTTCCGGAGGGTGTCGCAGCCGCCCGCCTTTCTCTACAACCCGCTCAACAAGCAGATCGACTGGGAGAGCCGCGTCGTGCGGGCGCCCGAGGAG ccccccaaGGAGTTCAAGGTGTGGAAAAGCAACGCTGTGCCCCCACCGGAGACTTACAGCCCGCCCGAGAAgaagccgccgccgccgccgcctgcccTGGACATGGCCATAAAGTGGTCCAACATCTACGAGGACAACGGTGCCGACGCGCCGCGGCAGGCCAGCAAAGCCCGGTTTCTGCCGGACGAGGAGCAGGAGCACGTAGAATCGG ATGATGAAAAAGATGATGAACCAGCTTCTGCTAAGAAACGTAAACTAGACTCTGGGGAGCagacaaagaagaagaaggTATAA
- the BCL10 gene encoding B-cell lymphoma/leukemia 10 produces MESPGSGSWAVGRLLTEDEMAEVKKDALERMRPYLCDKIIAERHFDYLRSKKILTREDTEEISSRSSSRKKTGKLLDYLAENPKGLDALIESIRRERTQNFLLEKITDVVLKVKNEKLEAIKSLSCSTCMTSLYGGTNNLSRSYSDESNIFDKKKDKESTQIHHPEEDYSTAAFVSAVSLHSVNLSVAEMRNAESAVFSATLPGPGEPGAPPLPPELQSEQQEPCTSSSDNIFLPLRSRSLQPQ; encoded by the exons ATGGAGAGCCCGGGCTCGGGCTCGTGGGCTGTAGGGCGGCTGCTAACGGAGGACGAGATGGCCGAAGTGAAGAAGGAT gcTTTAGAAAGGATGCGTCCTTACCTATGTGATAAAATCATAGCTGAGAGACACTTTGATTACCTACGTTCAAAGAAAATACTCACTAGAGAGGACACAGAAGAAATTTCATCTCGATCttccagcaggaaaaaaactgGAAAGTTACTGGACTACTTAGCAGAAAACCCAAAGGGACTAGATGCTTTGATTGAATCTATCAGACGAGAAAGAACACAAAACTTCCTCTTAGAAAAGATAACTGATGTAGTGTTGAAAGTCAAGAATGAAAAACTTGAAGCTATCAAAA GTCTAAGCTGCAGCACCTGTATGACTTCACTCTATGGAGGAACAAATAATCTTTCTAGGTCATATTCTGATGAATCTAATATTTTtgataaaaaaaaagacaaagaatcTACCCAGATacatcatccagaagaagattATAGCACCGCTGCCTTTGTGTCTGCTGTCTCTCTTCATTCAGTGAATTTGTCAGTAGCAGAGATGAGAAATGCAGAGAGTGCTGTTTTTTCAGCCACACTTCCAGGGCCTGGAGAGCCTGGTGCTCCCCCTCTCCCGCCAGAGCTCCAGTCAGAGCAGCAAGAGCCATGTACAAGCTCAAGTGACAATATCTTTTTGCCTTTAAGATCACGTTCTCTTCAACCACAGTGA